The following are encoded in a window of Nakamurella sp. A5-74 genomic DNA:
- the lipB gene encoding lipoyl(octanoyl) transferase LipB, with the protein MRLNTLFPPESAAPGSAATASVGDDRQLRVIEAGTVDYEQAWAWQQRLSAARLDGTGGDTVLLLQHPPVYTAGKRTRPADRPTDGSPVIDVDRGGRITWHGPGQLVGYPIVALAQPIDVVAYVRILEEVLIATCASLGLTTGRVDGRSGVWVAADPQTGRPERKIAAIGVRIARGITQHGFALNCNPDLTAYDRIVPCGIEDAGVTSLTSELGRQLTVEETTPILTPLLRAALDGKLPIVDHHLPTPSPASGVQWDLHPALG; encoded by the coding sequence ATGCGTCTGAACACCTTGTTCCCACCGGAATCCGCTGCTCCCGGCTCCGCTGCGACTGCCTCCGTCGGGGACGATCGGCAGCTCCGGGTCATCGAGGCCGGAACGGTCGATTACGAACAGGCCTGGGCGTGGCAGCAGCGGTTGTCCGCCGCGCGGCTGGACGGCACCGGAGGAGACACCGTGCTGCTGCTGCAGCACCCGCCCGTCTACACGGCCGGCAAACGGACCCGGCCTGCCGACCGTCCGACGGACGGCAGCCCGGTGATCGACGTCGACCGCGGGGGGCGGATCACCTGGCACGGGCCGGGCCAGCTGGTCGGCTATCCGATCGTGGCGCTGGCCCAGCCGATCGACGTGGTCGCCTACGTCCGCATCCTCGAGGAAGTGCTGATCGCAACCTGTGCATCGCTCGGCCTGACCACCGGACGGGTCGACGGGCGCAGCGGGGTCTGGGTCGCGGCCGACCCGCAGACCGGCCGGCCGGAGCGCAAGATCGCGGCGATCGGCGTCCGGATCGCCCGGGGCATCACCCAGCACGGCTTCGCCCTCAACTGCAACCCCGACCTGACCGCGTACGACCGGATCGTCCCGTGCGGCATCGAGGATGCCGGCGTGACCTCGTTGACGTCGGAACTGGGCCGGCAGCTGACGGTCGAGGAGACAACGCCGATCCTGACGCCGCTGCTACGAGCGGCGCTCGACGGAAAGCTCCCGATCGTGGATCACCACCTGCCGACCCCGTCACCCGCCTCGGGCGTCCAGTGGGACCTGCACCCGGCACTGGGCTGA
- a CDS encoding M4 family metallopeptidase, translating to MKRSVPRTVIAVAAVSALALGNSLVGAPSAIAAGTSSVAAPAATSGSLSAASNAAVDAYLAAHPTAYHRSAGDALVPQAVVVGGNGLHYYPYQRTHRGLPVVGGDFVVTTDAAGVVLGLQVAQSAPIGTLSLSPRISAARASVVSQGRMKVESLARPAEAAAPRLVVLAGSTAKLAWESEVVGTTSEGPSKLAVYVDAATGAVLHQQEKVLHGSGSSAYNGPVQIDTTNSGTTFTMKDSSRTNLSCQDAANNTVFSGTDDAWGNGVASNRETGCVDALFAAQTEWKMLGSWLGRNGFTGSGGGYPIRVGLNDINAYYDGTQVQVGHSQSGNWIGSIDVVAHEFGHAIDDNTPGGISSNGTQEFVADTFGAATEWYANEAAPNDTPDYTVGEEVNLVGQGPIRVMYKPSTVGDDDCYSSSTPTDEVHAAAGPGNHWFYLLAEGTNPTDGQPTSPTCNGSTVGGIGIQKAITIMYNAMLTKTSSASYLKYRAWTLTAAKNLYPGSCTEFNAVKAAWTAVSVPAQSGEPTCGSGTTVTVTSPGSQSSTVGAAVSVQLAAGGGTSPYTWSATGLPAGLSIYAAGKITGTPTSGGTSSVTAKATDAGGTTGTTTFSWTVSTSGGGGSCSGQKLGNAGFESGNVTWTASTGAITNDSSAAAHGGSWMAWLDGYGSSHTDTLSQTVTIPAGCSKATLTYYLWIDSDEGTGTAYDTLTVAVNGTTKATWSNVNKGTGYVQRSLSLTGLSGSTTVKFTGTEDRSAATSFLLDDVALTVTG from the coding sequence ATGAAGAGATCAGTCCCCAGGACCGTGATCGCCGTGGCGGCCGTCTCCGCGCTCGCCCTCGGCAATTCGCTGGTGGGAGCTCCCTCGGCGATCGCCGCCGGTACCTCGAGTGTCGCCGCACCTGCCGCGACGTCAGGTTCGCTGTCTGCGGCGTCGAATGCCGCGGTGGATGCCTACTTGGCGGCGCATCCGACGGCCTACCACCGCAGCGCCGGCGACGCGCTCGTGCCGCAGGCAGTAGTCGTCGGCGGCAACGGGTTGCACTACTACCCGTACCAGCGCACCCACCGCGGGCTGCCGGTCGTCGGCGGCGACTTCGTCGTCACCACCGATGCCGCCGGCGTCGTCCTCGGACTGCAGGTCGCGCAGAGTGCGCCGATCGGCACACTCTCGCTGTCGCCGCGGATCTCCGCTGCGCGGGCTTCGGTCGTGTCACAGGGCCGGATGAAGGTCGAGTCCCTCGCGCGACCGGCCGAGGCGGCCGCCCCGAGGCTGGTGGTCCTCGCCGGCTCCACGGCGAAGCTCGCCTGGGAGTCCGAGGTCGTCGGGACCACCTCCGAGGGCCCGTCCAAGCTCGCGGTCTACGTCGACGCGGCCACCGGCGCGGTGCTGCACCAACAGGAGAAGGTGTTGCACGGCAGCGGATCCAGTGCCTACAACGGTCCCGTCCAGATCGACACCACCAATTCCGGAACGACCTTCACGATGAAGGACTCCTCGCGGACCAACCTGTCGTGCCAGGACGCCGCGAACAACACGGTCTTCTCCGGCACCGACGATGCATGGGGCAACGGCGTCGCCAGCAATCGTGAGACGGGCTGTGTCGACGCGTTGTTCGCCGCCCAGACCGAGTGGAAGATGCTCGGATCGTGGTTGGGACGCAACGGGTTCACCGGAAGCGGCGGCGGGTACCCGATCCGCGTCGGGCTCAACGACATCAACGCCTACTACGACGGCACCCAGGTCCAGGTCGGTCACAGCCAGTCCGGCAACTGGATCGGCTCGATCGACGTCGTCGCGCACGAGTTCGGCCACGCCATCGACGACAACACCCCGGGCGGCATCTCTTCCAACGGCACCCAGGAGTTCGTCGCCGACACGTTCGGCGCCGCGACCGAGTGGTATGCGAACGAGGCGGCACCCAACGACACCCCCGACTACACGGTCGGTGAGGAGGTCAACCTGGTCGGCCAGGGACCGATCCGGGTGATGTACAAGCCGTCGACCGTCGGTGACGACGACTGCTATTCCAGCTCCACCCCGACGGACGAGGTGCACGCCGCTGCCGGCCCCGGCAACCACTGGTTCTACCTGCTCGCCGAGGGCACCAACCCGACGGACGGGCAGCCCACTTCGCCCACCTGCAACGGCAGCACGGTGGGCGGCATCGGGATCCAGAAGGCCATCACCATCATGTACAACGCCATGCTGACCAAGACCTCGTCGGCCAGCTATCTCAAGTACCGCGCCTGGACGCTGACGGCGGCCAAGAACCTGTACCCGGGCAGCTGCACCGAGTTCAACGCCGTCAAGGCGGCCTGGACCGCGGTCAGCGTTCCGGCGCAGAGTGGTGAGCCGACGTGCGGCTCCGGCACCACCGTGACGGTGACCTCGCCCGGCAGCCAGAGCAGCACCGTGGGTGCTGCGGTGTCGGTGCAGCTGGCCGCCGGCGGTGGCACCAGCCCGTACACGTGGTCGGCGACCGGGCTGCCGGCCGGCCTGAGCATTTACGCGGCGGGCAAGATCACCGGAACGCCGACGTCGGGCGGCACCTCCTCGGTGACGGCCAAGGCGACGGACGCCGGCGGTACCACCGGTACCACCACCTTCTCCTGGACGGTGTCCACCTCGGGGGGTGGCGGTAGCTGCTCCGGGCAGAAGCTGGGCAATGCCGGCTTCGAGTCCGGCAACGTCACCTGGACGGCCAGCACCGGCGCGATCACCAACGACAGCAGCGCCGCTGCGCATGGCGGCAGCTGGATGGCCTGGCTGGACGGCTACGGCAGCAGCCACACCGACACCCTCTCGCAGACCGTCACCATCCCGGCCGGCTGCAGCAAGGCCACGCTGACGTACTACCTGTGGATCGACTCCGACGAGGGCACCGGCACCGCGTACGACACGCTGACCGTCGCCGTCAACGGCACTACGAAGGCCACCTGGTCGAACGTCAACAAGGGGACCGGCTACGTCCAGCGCAGCCTCTCCCTGACCGGGTTGTCCGGCTCGACGACGGTGAAGTTCACCGGGACCGAGGACCGCAGCGCCGCGACCTCTTTCCTGCTCGACGACGTGGCGCTCACAGTCACCGGCTGA
- the map gene encoding type I methionyl aminopeptidase yields the protein MLMRERVELRTPSEIDAMAAAGSVVAECLRRCREVAAAELAGGITPRLLDDVAAQVISDRGAESCYIGYHPQWAPSPYPAVTCISINDVVVHAIPNEVRLVPGDLVSVDIAVLVDGWAADAAISFHVGDGDPAEIEMIAAAGRSLDAGIENMRRGLKLGDVSHAIGTTAKAGGYGLLADHGGHGIGRSMHAAPHVANEGRPHRGLPLKTGLVLALEPMLQLGGRDGYRHLEDGWGIATADGSRACHVEHTVAVTDDGPRILTVE from the coding sequence ATGCTGATGCGAGAACGCGTCGAACTGCGTACCCCGTCGGAGATCGATGCGATGGCGGCGGCGGGTTCGGTGGTGGCCGAGTGCCTGCGGCGCTGCCGAGAGGTTGCCGCTGCCGAGCTCGCCGGCGGTATCACCCCGCGTCTGCTGGATGACGTTGCTGCGCAGGTGATCTCGGACCGCGGAGCCGAGTCCTGCTACATCGGATATCACCCGCAGTGGGCCCCCTCCCCCTACCCTGCCGTCACCTGCATCAGCATCAACGACGTGGTCGTGCACGCGATCCCGAACGAGGTCCGGCTGGTGCCGGGAGACCTGGTTTCGGTGGACATCGCAGTGCTGGTCGACGGGTGGGCTGCGGACGCCGCGATCTCCTTCCACGTCGGTGACGGTGATCCGGCGGAGATCGAGATGATCGCCGCGGCCGGCCGGTCGCTCGACGCAGGCATCGAGAACATGCGCAGGGGTCTCAAGCTCGGCGATGTCTCGCACGCTATCGGCACCACTGCGAAGGCCGGTGGATACGGGCTGCTGGCCGACCACGGTGGCCACGGCATCGGGCGCTCCATGCATGCAGCTCCACACGTCGCCAACGAAGGTCGCCCGCACCGCGGGCTCCCGCTGAAGACCGGTCTGGTACTGGCCCTGGAGCCGATGCTGCAGCTGGGTGGCCGCGACGGCTACCGACACCTGGAGGACGGCTGGGGCATCGCCACCGCCGACGGCAGCCGCGCCTGCCACGTGGAGCACACGGTGGCCGTCACCGATGACGGTCCGCGGATCCTGACCGTCGAGTAG
- a CDS encoding helix-turn-helix transcriptional regulator, with amino-acid sequence MVREPLTPEQREYGRRLGSTLREARGARALAEVAVAAGISPETLRKIETGRIATPSFAAVAAVTRALGLSLDEVATDLSHRGRERPTG; translated from the coding sequence ATGGTCCGCGAACCCCTCACTCCCGAACAGCGCGAGTACGGCCGACGGCTGGGTTCGACGCTCCGCGAGGCCCGGGGTGCCCGGGCACTGGCAGAGGTCGCAGTGGCCGCAGGCATCTCGCCGGAAACCCTGCGCAAGATCGAGACGGGCCGGATCGCCACCCCGTCGTTCGCGGCGGTCGCGGCCGTCACCCGGGCGCTCGGTCTGAGCCTGGACGAGGTGGCCACGGATCTGTCCCACCGTGGTCGGGAGCGGCCGACCGGGTGA
- a CDS encoding protein kinase, with amino-acid sequence MDMGAFRGIRRLGGGAHGEVWLAAAPDGARVALKVLALPSDKAMDAARRELALAARIDHPHLLGARSVVCEGDRVALVLPWAAGGSLADLLARRATLTVAETLTVLIPVADVLAVAHERGVVHGDLSPANILLTADGRPLVADLGAGRLVLDGDRPIVGTPGCVAPEVARGGIAQPSSDVFALAAIGLWCVTGRPAWNATDLRDVVVQSTVGQWPDPGDAAGPPRFLAALRAALSDLPAHRPGAAALRIELARSGEPEPLPIFALGGAVDGVVPRPSVDGSEEAGAHRAPVAATVRRRAEIPPAMSEDADDVDAPVALQRIRRLLAAGGPAAEEVAVRSDGRPRDPSSRSRWWRAATGVVAAALICAAAIYGGLSWGRSSAAAPASEQPASTATGSRSSSGRSTAPSSTAPSSATPSSAAPSSSVAPAVKPPADTVPTPAVPTDRGASSAPGTARPTSAPRPPTEPHPSIASQESWASVVTALDGRRARALITRDPALLGTVYAGNSSALTADRATIRRLQDRGWRVGDARHRVREVQLMPDSGAQTVRVRVVDELPSYPVTDGGGGGTVGRTSPRAAATSIIELVRSADGYRIRSVERA; translated from the coding sequence ATGGACATGGGAGCGTTCCGCGGTATCCGTCGGCTCGGCGGCGGTGCACACGGTGAGGTGTGGCTGGCGGCCGCACCCGATGGCGCCAGGGTCGCGCTGAAGGTCCTCGCTCTGCCCTCGGACAAGGCGATGGATGCCGCGCGCCGCGAGTTGGCCTTGGCGGCCAGGATCGATCACCCCCACCTGCTGGGCGCACGATCGGTGGTCTGCGAGGGTGATCGCGTCGCTCTGGTCCTGCCGTGGGCCGCGGGCGGCTCGTTGGCCGATCTCCTGGCGCGAAGAGCGACGCTGACCGTTGCGGAGACGCTCACCGTGCTCATACCGGTCGCGGACGTCCTCGCAGTTGCTCACGAACGAGGTGTCGTCCACGGCGACCTGTCGCCGGCGAACATCCTGCTGACCGCCGACGGGCGTCCACTGGTGGCCGACCTCGGCGCGGGACGTCTGGTTCTGGACGGTGACCGGCCGATCGTCGGGACGCCCGGCTGCGTCGCACCGGAAGTGGCCAGAGGCGGGATCGCGCAGCCGTCGTCCGATGTCTTCGCCCTTGCGGCGATCGGTTTGTGGTGCGTGACCGGTCGCCCAGCCTGGAACGCCACCGACCTGCGGGACGTGGTGGTCCAGTCGACGGTCGGACAGTGGCCCGATCCCGGCGATGCGGCCGGACCACCTCGGTTCCTCGCTGCACTGCGCGCAGCGTTGTCCGACCTGCCGGCGCATCGGCCAGGTGCGGCAGCACTGCGGATCGAGCTCGCTCGCTCGGGCGAGCCGGAGCCGCTGCCGATCTTCGCCCTGGGCGGCGCTGTCGACGGCGTCGTTCCGCGTCCATCGGTCGACGGCAGCGAGGAGGCCGGGGCGCACAGGGCTCCCGTCGCTGCCACGGTGCGGCGCCGCGCCGAGATCCCCCCAGCGATGTCCGAGGACGCCGACGACGTGGATGCACCCGTTGCACTGCAACGAATTCGGCGGCTGTTGGCGGCCGGCGGGCCGGCCGCCGAAGAGGTCGCCGTCCGGTCGGACGGCCGCCCGCGGGACCCTTCGTCCAGGTCGCGCTGGTGGCGGGCCGCGACGGGAGTGGTGGCCGCAGCCCTGATCTGCGCCGCCGCGATCTACGGCGGGTTGTCCTGGGGGCGCTCCTCGGCGGCGGCGCCGGCGTCCGAGCAGCCGGCATCGACGGCCACCGGGTCGAGGAGCAGCTCTGGGCGCTCCACCGCGCCGTCATCCACCGCGCCGTCATCCGCGACGCCGTCATCCGCAGCGCCGTCGAGCTCCGTGGCGCCGGCCGTGAAGCCGCCCGCGGATACGGTGCCGACGCCTGCGGTGCCGACCGATCGTGGTGCCTCGTCCGCACCTGGCACGGCTCGTCCGACGAGCGCACCGCGCCCCCCGACCGAACCGCACCCCTCGATCGCGTCGCAGGAGTCCTGGGCGTCAGTCGTCACCGCACTCGACGGCCGCCGTGCGCGGGCGCTGATCACCAGGGATCCGGCGCTGCTCGGGACGGTCTATGCAGGGAACTCATCGGCACTGACGGCGGATCGGGCGACCATTCGCCGTCTGCAGGACCGGGGGTGGCGGGTGGGCGACGCCCGTCACCGGGTGCGCGAGGTGCAGTTGATGCCGGATTCCGGCGCGCAGACCGTCAGGGTCAGGGTGGTGGATGAACTGCCGTCCTACCCGGTCACCGACGGCGGCGGCGGCGGCACGGTGGGTCGGACGTCGCCGCGGGCCGCGGCGACCTCGATCATCGAGCTCGTCAGGTCGGCGGACGGCTACCGCATCCGGTCAGTCGAACGAGCGTGA
- a CDS encoding exonuclease SbcCD subunit D, which translates to MRVLHTSDWHVGRTFHGVDLLSDQRTVLQAIAALVQEHRVDVVVIAGDLYDRAVPSAEAISVLTGAFAAIRAAGAVIVASSGNHDSAPRLGAFREFLDAGGLHLRTDVRAVGTPIVLHDEHGPVIFHAIPYLDPEMVRGPWELTGRLRHEEILTAAMQRIRGDLDARPGCRSVVLAHAFVTGAVPGGSERSIAVGGVESVSAEIFDGVGYVALGHLHGRQRIADHIRYSGSPLPFSFGEAGHHKGVLIVDIDGAGSIDVTPVDLPVPRPLAEISGTLEQLLSGHDELAEHYLSVTLTDPVRPLESMRRVRSRFPHAVTLSWQPPVGSVDDDAAPTRPGANDHELVEEFLLVCRGAGADPVESAIIDRALAAALQDADR; encoded by the coding sequence ATGCGAGTGCTGCACACCTCCGACTGGCACGTGGGACGCACGTTCCACGGCGTCGATCTGTTGTCCGATCAGCGGACGGTGCTGCAGGCCATCGCGGCTCTGGTGCAGGAGCACCGGGTCGACGTCGTCGTCATCGCCGGCGACCTCTACGACCGGGCGGTCCCTTCGGCCGAGGCGATCTCGGTCCTGACCGGGGCTTTCGCCGCGATCCGGGCGGCGGGAGCCGTCATCGTCGCGTCGTCAGGCAACCACGACTCCGCTCCCCGGTTGGGAGCATTCCGGGAGTTTTTGGACGCCGGCGGACTGCACCTGCGTACGGATGTGCGTGCAGTGGGGACGCCGATCGTGCTGCACGACGAGCACGGTCCGGTCATCTTCCACGCCATCCCGTACCTCGATCCGGAGATGGTCAGGGGACCGTGGGAGCTCACCGGGCGGCTTCGGCACGAGGAGATCCTGACCGCGGCGATGCAGCGGATCCGCGGCGACCTCGACGCCAGGCCGGGATGTCGATCCGTGGTGCTGGCGCACGCCTTCGTCACCGGTGCCGTCCCGGGCGGCTCGGAACGATCGATCGCCGTCGGCGGTGTCGAATCCGTGTCGGCCGAGATCTTCGACGGCGTCGGCTACGTCGCGCTCGGCCATCTGCACGGCCGGCAACGGATCGCCGACCACATCCGGTACTCCGGATCGCCGCTCCCGTTCTCCTTCGGCGAGGCCGGGCACCACAAGGGAGTGCTGATCGTCGACATCGACGGTGCAGGCTCCATCGACGTCACCCCGGTCGACCTGCCGGTGCCCCGGCCGCTCGCCGAGATCAGCGGGACCCTCGAGCAGTTGCTGTCCGGCCACGACGAACTGGCCGAGCACTACCTCTCCGTCACCCTGACCGATCCTGTCCGCCCACTGGAATCGATGCGCCGGGTCCGGAGCCGCTTCCCCCACGCGGTGACGTTGAGCTGGCAGCCACCTGTCGGATCCGTCGACGACGACGCTGCGCCGACCCGTCCCGGCGCGAATGATCACGAACTGGTCGAGGAGTTCCTCCTGGTGTGTCGTGGTGCGGGTGCCGACCCGGTGGAGTCGGCGATCATCGACCGGGCGCTGGCCGCGGCGCTGCAGGACGCAGATCGGTGA